The sequence below is a genomic window from Lolium perenne isolate Kyuss_39 chromosome 4, Kyuss_2.0, whole genome shotgun sequence.
GCCATATGACGAATTCAGCACACACATCTAGCAGCACGAGTGGCAGTAGCCTACAAGCACATAGCACAGTGCCAGCAACAAAATCAAGTGTAGACTGAGAAAGGATGCAGGAGCTCACCTTCCTGACGGAGACGAGAACGAGCCCAGAAGTCGTCCATTTGAAATTTGTCAACTCCATCTCATCACTGTCATTCTTCAGTCTGCAGCAGATCACTGTCCATGCCCATCACTGTCAGATCGGGAAATACATGAGCTAGCGTTTGGATTTTACCTGGTAGATGATGGGATGTGACTGCTCCCCGCTGTAGCTGGGGCTCGCCTGCGCCCGCCCCTGTCCAAGGTCGCTGCACCCGCCCCTTGCCGGACCGGAGCTCACTGCGCTCGCTCACGGCCGCCCCCGCTAAAGCTGGAGCTCGCCCGCCCGCCTACGCCGCCCCTGCCTGAGCTCGCCGCGGCCTCCCCTTGCTGCCGTCCAACAGCCGCATCTCTGCCGTCCGACCGACTGCACTGTCTTCACCACGTCGAGGTTGTCCTCTTCTTCGCGTGCGGCCGCGGGCAGCGCCCCGCCTTCCCAGCCGCCACCCACCTCCCGCTCCTCCACGACGTCCTCCTCCGCGTCCTCTCTCCCAGCCAACCATTGTCGCCGCTGCCCTTGCCCCGGCGCTCTACCTCCTCGCATCTGAGAGGTGGGGGCGGTCGTCTTGGTCGGCGGTAGGAGGCGGCGGATCGGTACGAGGAGAGAAAGAAGAGGATCGGGGAGGAGACGAGGCAGGGATTGGAGAGGATGCGGCGGAATGGGGCGGGGACGGGAGAGGATTGGTCGATAGGAAAAGCAAAGTGACGCGGACGAGGAGATCTCGCTGCCTGGAACTGTCGGCCCACCACGTACTTGGCCCTACTCGTCATGGACTCGTTCAGAAGATGAACAAAGCGAGAAAACATTTCCCTGCATCCGACGGCTATGGTAAAAAGTGAAACTCCAAAGTTACTGTACACGCCAAGATGAACGAGCAGGATGAAATCCCCCCGTCGAAGCCCCTGGGAGGCCGAGTAGCCCAGGCTCGTTTCTAGGAGTAATGTATAGACTTGACACAGGATGGTTTTGTACATAATCAACACGCTAGCACCAAAAAATGGCGTAAGTTCATTTTGTACATGACCGGTACACGTGATGGGCTTCGTGTTCCAGCTTTGCACTCCATGGCATACATTGTGTGTTACCTGTTTGCTGGCTTCCCCTCAAAAATGAAAATAAGCTGTTCTACTTACTATGCTTTGCTTTGCATGCAAAATTGCATACATGTGTGTAGATACTTGGCTGCCTCGGACATGGTAAAGTCAAAAATTAGGTGCTCAGCTGCTCACTAATTTATTATGTTATTATGTGAAATGTTAGGAAAAATTGCAATTCTAAATTATTTTTGCACAAAACATTATTTTACAGCATTTATAAGTAATAACTATACAAATCTAAATCTTAAAAAACCAGACAGTGAACCGGTAAACCAGTGGTCCAACCGGTAAAAACCTGAACCAACAGCCTCACCGGTTCGGTCAccggtccggtttttaaaactatgggCCAAAGGGGGAATGATACCTCCCTTGACTATACGTTGTTAGGTAGGATGAGACTCTCCCCGCGGATGGACGCTAGGATGATAACCCGGTTTATTCGCCCCTCCCCGCGAAATTACCGCGAGATGGggattcgaacccgggtgggctggctgcgcactcgcttgccttgccactgagctggaACTCAGTTCTCTTAACAGCCAAAGATTCATCAATCCAAGATTCGAACATCAGATGTGCAACGCAGAGATCATAACAGGCAAGCTGCCGCATACACGCTTTCTGGTCActcatcgtcgtcgtcggagtCCTCAGGGAAGAGCCATGTGGCCGGCGACGGACCTTCGTTCTTCGTCGACTCCCGCGGCAGGAGCTTGGTAATATTCCCGGTCAGCATGTCATACACGCCTGCGTGATGCGAAGGCTGCACCCACGGCGCCGACGTCCGGGACGACATCCCAACCGTATCATCAAGGAAGAAGATCTGATAGCCCTCAAATCCTTCACGGTCGGCGTGCACGGCCCGCGAGCTCAGCCGGCCGACGAAGAGCGCCTCATCGCAGTCCAGGGGGGTCACCCGCTCCCAGCTCGACCCCCACGACTGGAGAACCGCCTTGTACAACTCGAAAGCGTACGGATTCTCGGCGCCGTTCATGATCTTGTTGACCATGAGAAGCTCGCCGCTGCGTGATTTGACGAGGTAGCGCATTCCCCGCAGGCCGCTGTAGCCACTGCCGGTGATGACGGTCTTGACTCCGGAGATCATGGCCTCCCCGTTGTCCTCGTAGCCCAGGTCGAACGCGAGGAGGTCCCCACCGTTGGCGACGAGCGCGTACAGCTTCCCATCGTGGTACACCATGTCCTCGTACCACCGCCATTGGTCGCCCGCGCCGACGGACCACGAGAAGTGCTCCAGCGAGCAGAGCGCGACCTTGGCGAAGTGCTCGCGGCCGACGATGGCGGCGATCAGGCCGTCCGGGCGCACGATCATCTTACGGATGGACATATCCGGACTCATCTGCTCGTCCCGGATGGAGGACAGGTTAGGGAGAGCCGTCGCCCTGCCGGTGAAAGGGCTCACCAGACGGTAGCAGCAGTACTCTCTATCCTCGAAGAGAAGCTGGTCGTTGCACACGCCGAGGTAGCCCGGGCAGCGAGATGGACGCGCGGGCTTCGCGCCCGGGAAGCTGAACACCTTCCCGTCCACGAGCGCGAGGTACACCACGGGCCCGTTGCCGTGCCTTCGCCTCCGTCGCCGCACTGCGGCGCGCCATTGGCGGCAGACTTTGGCGGCGCGGAGACGGTCGACGCCGACGGGGAGGCGGCCGACGACTCTGTACATGACGTCCATCGGGAGCGCGGACCAGTTTGGCGCGAGTCCTGCCGCTCGCTTGGCCGCCATCGCTCCCAGCAGCGGCGACGAAGAATTGTTGTTGGCGTAGGCCCGACTTGCCGATGCGATCTCGCCGCGAAGTGCTTGGTCTCACACGTACGACACTACGACGGTGCGTCGGTATGTATACGAAGCAAGGACTCAATGACGGACTCAACACGGCAAGCAAAATAAGGACTCGAACTAGGACTGGGACTCTACGTTTGGATGGCAAGCACTCCAACTCGGTTGGCCGATCGTACGGCGGGGAACAGGTCCATATATATCTTTAGCTACGGGTGACCTGATTAATTTCCAAATGTAAAACAAGTGTAATAGTACATGTGAAGGTACTTTCTGAGTATGGCATATTTGGAGCGCTTGTTTATGTCATGTTATTTAAAGCATCTCCACTGGCAGCCCTGATAGCATTTTAGGGGCCGACATCGAAAATAAGCTCGTACCGATGAACCCCAAAAATCGCCGGC
It includes:
- the LOC127347671 gene encoding uncharacterized protein, whose product is MAAKRAAGLAPNWSALPMDVMYRVVGRLPVGVDRLRAAKVCRQWRAAVRRRRRRHGNGPVVYLALVDGKVFSFPGAKPARPSRCPGYLGVCNDQLLFEDREYCCYRLVSPFTGRATALPNLSSIRDEQMSPDMSIRKMIVRPDGLIAAIVGREHFAKVALCSLEHFSWSVGAGDQWRWYEDMVYHDGKLYALVANGGDLLAFDLGYEDNGEAMISGVKTVITGSGYSGLRGMRYLVKSRSGELLMVNKIMNGAENPYAFELYKAVLQSWGSSWERVTPLDCDEALFVGRLSSRAVHADREGFEGYQIFFLDDTVGMSSRTSAPWVQPSHHAGVYDMLTGNITKLLPRESTKNEGPSPATWLFPEDSDDDDE